The segment ttttttagggtttaggatttttcCGATCAAGGACATACGATATTCACGCATGGTGTGGGAGTCGTTCTGATCCACCAGGTGAATAGgttcatcctcatcctcataGAGGATATCTTTCCCTTCGATATCTGCCATATGAGCAGAACGTAAGAGATCGAGGATCCCATGTAAGTATATGATATCGCTAGGACGAAACAGAGCATTATGAACGGTGAGACGGAGCTAAACCAGCCAAGGAGTCGGATAAAAGCAGGACCTGACGTAAGATCAGATCTGATGAGAGGCAAAACCAATCCAAACCAATCAGAGATCAATGAACCCGCAGATTGGTGAGCCTTTTGGTGACTTGATGAAGAAGACTTAAAGAGACAACACGAAACTGGTGATGAGAAGCAGATTCCTTGAACGTGAAGAAGGAGAGACACGGTTGATCTAATGTCGAAGAACGTTTAGATCAAGAGAACATCAAAACCCCAATGAAGATTTTGATCTCATGAGCCGGCATCCCCTATCGACTCGCCAGTGCTAgggttcttttaaaaaatatctatcTCATGACTAACTTATGCAGAGAGTTATACGTAAGCAGTAAATTAGATTGAATATTCATCTatgaacatatatatgtatCGTCAGGTCAATTAAAAAATCCAAAAGTTTGTACACACAAATGGTTTTGTGCTAGTCGCCACTAAGTTGTTCTTAATGCATTGGACAGAGTAATCAAATTGTGAAAATAAGCAAAAGACAAAAGAACAGAAATCATGTGAAGGAAAATTTTGGAGATCAAGCATCATCGTCTGGGATGATCCGcaagaaaaataataacaagATTGTTCAGAGAGTAGTCACCAAGAGAAAAACTACAGTTGAAATGGTTCTTAAGACTTTGAAAGATCACAACTTTGTCTCCACAAGATAAGAGACGTGAAAGCCTCTTTGTGTTGACTTTTACTTTTAACAACTTTTTTCTCCTTTTCGGGTTCCAATGTAGAATCGACATTTTCCTGTCCTAGAAAATGTTTAGTAAGTAAATAAAATTCAATGCTTCTCGAAACATTGGTCTAAGACAGTTAAACAATAGgacatgaattttatttacttaCTAAACATTTTTCTCGAGAAGCATTTAGTTAAACAATAGGACAGgaattttatttacttaaataaACATTGGTTTAGTAAGTAAACATTTTcctgttcgtttgctcacccaggtgatccatctggatgaagatgcaaattgatgttcgttttggctctgttcgtttgctcacccaggtgatccatctgggtgaagatgtaaattgatgtttgttttgtgcattataatgctacatccagatAGATCACCcaactgaatttttaaaaactcatctcaaattctcacccaaatgaaggtgagtcttgatggtgcatctggatgcagatgcatctagttcaatctgaaatgataaatgacaaaaatgatcttttaaaatcaaatattattttcaaatcgtaaaaacgcatttttccgccaaaactataaaacgcattttcccgccaaaaaccggaaaaatcattttcccgctaaaaccagAAAAAGcatttttccgctaaaaccgaaaaaacgcattttcccgccaaaactggaaaaagcattttcccgctaaaaccggaaaaccgcatttttcccgccaaaaccagaaaaacgcattttcccgccaaaactggaaaaatgtattttcccgccaaaaccgaaaaaatgtattttcccgccaaaaccgggaAAATagattttcccgccaaaaccgcaaaaatgcttttcccgccaaaatcgtgaaaaaaaaaaatttctgccaaaatcgtgaaaaaaaaaaattcccgtcaaaaaaacatttttcccgccaaaacttcaTAACACACTTTTTccgtccaaaccgcaaaaacttttttttccgccaaacccatTAAACgtattttctgccaaaaccataaaaatgcactttttcgcgAAAACACACATATTTCCTCAAACACCACAAACATATTTTCGGTCAAAACTgtaaaaaatgctatttttccgtcgaaacgtaaaaaaaaaatattttagtcattttattaacaagtccacctggatgaagatggaagttaaaaaatgaaaagcaaacgaacatagttgcagtcagatgattcatctggatgcatggacgaaatgaaaaaacgaacaacacccagatggagcatctggataagacatctagatggaccatctagatgcatcttccagatgtacaaacgaacaaGGCCTAAGTAAATAAAATTCAATGCTTCTCGAAACATTGGTCTAAGACAGTTAAACAATATATACCAGTCTTTTCTTTTCGGTCAATGCGAAAGAAAATTCCATTTTTGAGTCtccaaatcatattatatttttgaatgaaacaAAAACCTAACCAATAATgaacaaacaacaaacaaaagtgtatattatttattaattatttacaaGGTTACAAGGTGTGAAACAAAATTGTTTAttctcttttaaaaacaaaagcaaaggagATGATCGTCTTTTGGGGTGGGGGGAGGTACTACGAATTGAAACTCAACCCCTCCATATTGTAATGCAAATTGCTGAATAAACAcagtaattaaataattttgaatttagaaaaaaaaatgaaattatagtCTAAACCTGAATTTGCAGTTACTACTTCTAACACTAATCACATTGTTAGCAGCCAAGCTATCAACGGATACACCACACCTCACCATGAACTTTACTTCCATCAGCTTTAATTTCCCGAGTTTGATCCGAACCGGTTGTATAACTCTAATCCGCAACGGTATACTTCCGGTTAACTGTTGTTGCTCTTGCAGTGTCGCCATTAAACTGGTTGCATTCTGAGTATAACCAGTCATTTCTACGAATATAATAGTCGTATTCTCATGTCCTTGGTAGAATTTCGGCAACGACCCTGTAGAGgcataaaaataatatcttgttttggttttcttataaataaatttaaacaaattaaaacaaataaactaaaatatcatAGTTAACAAATTAACATTTTTGAGTACCATTGCTAAGTCTGGTTTGCATGTACAAGACGCTAATTCTGCTTCCGTCTTCATAGTAGATTCCAATTTTCTCGTTGGGATTCTTGGCGGTAATGGTGACGTTAAACGCAGTGGACAAACTGGAATCTTGGTTAAGTGTAAACCGGGTGAGCTGTAACCGGTCGATATTGTAATCCGGTAACTTCGGTCTAAAGACAAGGTAGAGAATACCAACGGCCGCTCCAACGATGACAATAAGGAGGAAAATAACTAGGAGCGTGTAACACACGCACCTACAGCAACAGcttcctctcttcttcctcggaggAGTATCCAACAGTGGTGGTTGCGTCACAGATTCTTTGGTCGGGTCACCGTGTTCCGATCTTGAGGAGCCACGTGGGACTAGAGGAGCCGTTGGATGTGCCGGAGGTGGAGCTTCCGGGTCGCTCACCGGATGAATTTTCTGGTGATCGGACATGTTTTTATGTGCTTGAAGATTGGTTTATATTTTGGTAATTAAAATTCAGGTAATCTTTAGATTTTTGGGCAAATGAAGGAAGAAAGTTTTAATGGAGAGAGGATCTTCTTCACGTTTTCTCTAGGTTAATGGTATTTATAAGCTGGTTGGTGTTTGGTTTAATACGTATGCATGTATGTATGAAAGTTTAAAAAGTAGGAAAAAACATCTGCTTGACggaataaattaaacatttaatttttcagACAAAACGTGTCTTTTTGAATTCCTTGTACCCTTTTTGGACCGTAATCGTCAACCGTTGATTATTAGTCGGATAGTTTTGTGTCAAACCAAGCATAATTAACTCGATGTCAATTCTGGGTTCCGCGGACCCTAGGATGAAAGTTCGTGCATAGTAGCAACGGGTCTGATTGAAAAACATATGCATTTTAATGGGCACttaggagtttttttttttggggggtcATCATCGTGAAATAAGATTGAGTATTTGTACTCCCAACACACAACTTCCCCCCTATAGGACCAGTGGCGGACCAGTGGCAGACCCGTGGcggacccaaaaaaaaaaattaggcttTTAAGGTGTTGTTGAGGAGATTCGAACCCCCATTCCGTGGATGCATTCCCACACTATCTAACCAGTACACCACAAATGATCAAcaaaattagcttacaaattaagtttttgttattatttgtgGTGTCAACTGATACCATAAATCAACAAGTGGATCCATCACTAAATAGGACCGTGTATCAAAAACCGAAACTTTGTAGTTAAATCTAAAATTGTAAgaactaagaaaatatataatttttccaTAACATAAGGTTTATTTTCCAAACATTCTTTCAATTAGATTATCCTCTTTAAGGTTTCTTAGAAAAAAGTCTAAGAATAAAGAAACTTACAAGTATCTCTCTTAAGCTTTGTAAAACTGATACAATCTTGATCAGCTCGACCATCATCCAACACGGATTGAACATCGGCACGGATGAGACAAGCGATCCAATCATCGATCATGCCAGTCCAACCGGCAAGCACGGCGATATGGGCGATCCGAGAGTTCAATCAAGAAAGCTTGGAGTGGAACTAAAGGTTCATGAGCTCAAATGGATTAACTATGGTCACTTTACTCGTCCAAGAAGTCATGAAGAAGAACTTGGTCGAGCCAGATCAAGCTTGGAACGAGCTAACTTGAAAGATTATCAATACTTCATGACTATCGACCCATTCGTCCATAAGAGTCCATCGGATAGATATCTGATCCACTTAATGGTTTTTGATGAACCAAACTCATTTCTACTCAGTTCTAAGTCATGTTTGGTGGGTAATATCCTTACAATCAAATCTGGTTTATCAAGATATCTCCATCCTATCTTGTGGTGCCATTCGACCAGCTGATTATCAAAGGAGCGTTCTAAGTTAGGGTTTGGGTCTTGGGTTTCATTTACCTGAGGTTCAGTCCACACGCCTTCTTCAATCCTAAGCTTGATCGCCTTGTTTCCTTTGACAATCGTCCTAAGTACATTCTTTGTTTTGGGTTTAATATACCCAAGGTGCTTGCTACATGACCTTCTGGAAGTGAAGGATTATCCAATACCATCCTAAAGTGCATTCAGGGACAGATCGTACCCAGGATAGCATCAGGTGATATCAGAGACACTTGAGGTTTCAGTATTTCTATCTTATatccatctttctcatcttttcACAAACACTTTCTCTATCTACTGTAAGGAAACTGAGCAGCTTGGTAAccttgtacaaaaaaaaaagcaaaatcaaattcaaaagaaaaaagaaaaagaaacgagATCGAGGAGAAATCCGATCCACAAGCTTGAATTTCCAAGAAAATGCAATCTTTCTATCTAAACTTCTATTTATTTGGAGAACCTCACTGGATTTGATTGATTTGTTCTATTGGAACTTCTGAGAATCACTGAGTGGttcgagagagaaagaaaacagGAGATTAACACTTGTGAAGATTTTATTTCTAACCTTGTTTGCTACTTGTGCAGGAAACACTCCTAGGGATCTACTTTGATCAGCGATTTTTTCTGCTCACTAGTTTCTTAATAGTGATGATCCAGAGATAACCCACGTTTTGCTACGATTTAAATAAGTTTTGCCATGTTTCCTTTTTCGTAACAAAACTGTGGCAAGttcgtgtatttttttttgttttgctacGAAATAACCGTGGCACTTTCGTTGCTATATGCGTTTTTTTTTACTAGTGAAAATAACTAacgaaaatgaatattttttttgtcaacaacgaAAATGAACGTTCAACGATAAAAATCATGACgataaaagattatataaaagattatgtgaagtttatttatttatagaagaaaacAATTAGGATTTTCTTAATTGGATTTTTATGTTAGcccatttttaatttatattttaagataaaaactGGATTAAAACATGGAATGAAAATGTGTAACGGAGATCCAagctttttaaatatatgtggGTGAAGTAACTTGTTGAACtgaatttaaaagtttttctctttttcctattaatttatttttagtttttcttcaaTACAATACAACCggaaattaaaatgtaaaaagaaagaaaatacaaCAAAAGGTCAACCAGAAAATAAACCACAAGCCAAATAAATGCGGACCGGGCTAGTATGAAACCGAAACAAACTGACTAGAGGGACAAAAGGAAAGAATCGGCCTGATAATTAGTTTGAAAGTTAATATTGGAATTTGTGGTGTTAAATGTAAGAAACAGTTTAGGTCATTTTTCGCTCTGACATTTTAAGTTTGTATTGACGAAATTATCTTAcacatgtatttttttgaacCACTATCTTACACATGTATATTGTATAACTTTTTCttacaataaaataaagaaaaagatcgTTTTGAGGCAGCTATGAAACGGAACGAATCTGTGTGTATGGTCCACTTTTAGATCCTTTACTTTCGTCTTGCTCTATGCTTTTGGAATTTCCCTTTATCCTTCCTCTGCGGTACTACATATAGGATAAACAATTAAAATCCTTTTTTAAAATCTCTTGGTATTTAGTATTTACTAAGTTGGATAATTTAGGTGATGACTACACTGTTGTAAACCATAAATACATGCCTTTACAATAATATCATATCATGTAAAATAATTGTCAACGACTTAATaacataaactatttttaaaaaccatAGGAAGAAAATATGGAATAAATCATTCATATCTATGATTTCCTTTGCAACTATTTATGTTttgcaaaataaaacaaatagcCAACAAAGGTTTAATTAGTGGCTTAGTGCATATATTCTCTGCaacatttataaataagtaataaaCTGCATATTGGCTATTTTGACCTTTTCGACAGTAGAATTATTACTTCTTACGCCATATTTCACTGTCACTAGCTTATTATTATCATATTATGACTTGTGACAGAGCTTGAACCCCATTTAAATGAATTTCTTTTGACCCAAATTTCTTTTTCCCAATTTCTCTCAGGTGgccaaatatttatttggttataTAAATTGCTTTGAATCCTTCCAAACACAAACAAGTAATTTGATTAGTTGGAGGACAAAACATGCACTCGCGAAAACGTAAGGTATATGACAAACACAAATAACATATTCGCAAAGGCATGTCATATCTTCCCTATAAAAGTAAACAAAGTTGGCATTGCGGAAACCACCCAAAACTAACGTGAAACCCCACGTTTTATTCTTCTTATGATTAATCCTGAGATACATAACACAATGGAAATGACTTCTGGATTGTTAGGCAATGGGATCCCAGAAGCGATGGGACAAAACCGCGGGAACATAAAACGTTGCCTC is part of the Brassica napus cultivar Da-Ae unplaced genomic scaffold, Da-Ae ScsIHWf_1110;HRSCAF=1577, whole genome shotgun sequence genome and harbors:
- the LOC125595990 gene encoding NDR1/HIN1-like protein 6 — encoded protein: MSDHQKIHPVSDPEAPPPAHPTAPLVPRGSSRSEHGDPTKESVTQPPLLDTPPRKKRGSCCCRCVCYTLLVIFLLIVIVGAAVGILYLVFRPKLPDYNIDRLQLTRFTLNQDSSLSTAFNVTITAKNPNEKIGIYYEDGSRISVLYMQTRLSNGSLPKFYQGHENTTIIFVEMTGYTQNATSLMATLQEQQQLTGSIPLRIRVIQPVRIKLGKLKLMEVKFMVRCGVSVDSLAANNVISVRSSNCKFRFRL